In Phreatobacter aquaticus, a single genomic region encodes these proteins:
- a CDS encoding Gfo/Idh/MocA family protein, giving the protein MAQRLRVGLIGLGNAVEPHAKSLIDLADRVEVKAAASRSPERLQAFSARFPFPTTTDIDGIFADPEIDAVWILTPPNTHLDFGLRAAAAGKHVLMEKPLDIDVAGGAKLVDAFRKADRRLGVALQHRFRPGSLRLKALLDEGALGAVASAWMTVPWWRPQAYYDQPGRCTMARDGGGVLMTQAIHTLDLFRSLVGISAVVAADAVTTPVHKVETEDYASALIRLGNGAPGVVMATTAAYPGGEERIEIMGSAATAWMAGGNLAVRWHDGREEKVTQTGATGGGANPMDFPHDWHLGLITDFIDAIRDRRDPIVSGAEGLTSQKVIDQILAKAGWHPTS; this is encoded by the coding sequence ATGGCACAGCGGCTGAGAGTCGGATTGATCGGGCTCGGCAATGCGGTGGAGCCGCATGCGAAAAGCCTGATCGATCTCGCGGACCGGGTGGAGGTGAAGGCCGCGGCCTCGCGCAGCCCGGAGCGGCTTCAGGCCTTCTCGGCCCGCTTCCCCTTCCCCACCACCACCGACATTGACGGCATCTTTGCCGATCCCGAGATCGACGCGGTGTGGATCCTGACGCCGCCCAACACCCATCTCGATTTCGGTCTGCGCGCGGCGGCCGCCGGCAAGCATGTGCTGATGGAGAAGCCGCTCGACATCGATGTCGCGGGCGGCGCCAAGCTCGTCGACGCCTTCCGCAAGGCCGACCGGCGGCTTGGTGTGGCTCTGCAACACCGGTTCCGTCCGGGCAGCCTGCGGCTGAAGGCGCTGCTGGATGAGGGCGCGCTCGGCGCCGTCGCCTCGGCCTGGATGACCGTGCCGTGGTGGCGACCGCAGGCCTATTACGACCAGCCGGGACGCTGCACCATGGCGCGCGACGGCGGCGGTGTGCTGATGACGCAGGCGATCCACACACTGGATCTGTTCCGCTCGCTGGTCGGCATCAGCGCTGTGGTGGCGGCCGACGCGGTGACGACGCCCGTGCACAAGGTGGAGACGGAGGACTATGCCTCGGCGCTGATCCGGCTCGGCAATGGCGCGCCAGGCGTCGTGATGGCGACGACGGCTGCCTATCCCGGAGGGGAAGAGCGGATCGAGATCATGGGCAGCGCCGCAACAGCCTGGATGGCCGGCGGCAATCTCGCCGTGCGCTGGCACGACGGGCGCGAGGAGAAGGTGACCCAGACCGGCGCCACCGGCGGCGGCGCCAATCCGATGGACTTTCCCCATGACTGGCACCTCGGCCTGATCACCGATTTCATCGATGCGATCCGGGATCGGCGCGATCCCATCGTTTCCGGTGCCGAGGGGCTGACAAGCCAGAAGGTGATCGACCAGATCCTCGCGAAGGCCGGCTGGCATCCAACGTCGTGA
- the gabT gene encoding 4-aminobutyrate--2-oxoglutarate transaminase, translating to MASNIELATRQQAAVPRGIATKGIYAVRAENATLWDADGKEFIDFAAGIAVVNTGHRHPDVMAAVKEQLEAFTHTSFNVAPYESYIALAERLNKLTPGDHAKKTLLVTTGVEAVENAVKAARHYTGRSAIVAFAGAFHGRTMMGMALTGKVSPYKKGFGPMPGGVFHVAYPKTYHGIDTAAAMANLKQLFASDVDASEVAAIIVEPVQGEGGFYIAPFEFMKEVRALCDKHGILMIVDEIQTGIARTGKMFASEYAGIVPDMVTMAKGLGGGFPLSAVTGRAEVMDSAQVGGLGGTYAGSPVAVAAAHAVLDIIEKEQLCTRASTIGDMMLSRLKDMAKRNTFNCIGDVRGLGAMVAFEIVKDRETREPDAATTSALVAKAEENGLILLTCGPDANVVRILAPLTIPEAQAKKGMDILEASLAAVVGA from the coding sequence ATGGCCAGCAATATCGAACTCGCGACCCGCCAGCAGGCCGCCGTGCCGCGTGGCATCGCCACCAAGGGCATCTACGCGGTGCGCGCAGAAAACGCCACGCTGTGGGACGCCGACGGCAAGGAGTTCATCGATTTCGCCGCGGGCATCGCGGTGGTCAATACCGGCCACCGCCATCCCGACGTGATGGCCGCGGTGAAGGAGCAGCTGGAAGCCTTCACCCATACGAGCTTCAACGTGGCGCCCTACGAGAGCTACATCGCTCTTGCCGAGCGCCTCAACAAGCTGACGCCTGGCGACCATGCCAAGAAGACGCTGCTGGTGACCACCGGCGTCGAGGCGGTGGAGAATGCCGTTAAGGCAGCGCGTCACTATACCGGCCGTTCGGCCATCGTTGCCTTTGCCGGCGCCTTCCACGGCCGCACGATGATGGGCATGGCACTGACCGGCAAGGTCTCGCCCTACAAGAAGGGCTTCGGCCCGATGCCGGGCGGCGTGTTCCATGTCGCCTATCCGAAGACCTATCATGGCATCGACACGGCGGCCGCCATGGCCAATCTGAAACAGCTGTTTGCTTCCGACGTCGATGCGTCGGAGGTTGCCGCCATCATCGTCGAGCCGGTGCAGGGCGAAGGCGGCTTCTACATCGCCCCGTTCGAGTTCATGAAGGAGGTGCGGGCGCTCTGCGACAAGCACGGCATCCTGATGATCGTCGACGAGATCCAGACCGGCATTGCCCGCACCGGCAAGATGTTCGCGTCGGAATATGCCGGCATCGTTCCCGACATGGTCACCATGGCCAAGGGCCTTGGCGGCGGCTTTCCGCTCTCGGCGGTGACGGGCCGGGCCGAGGTGATGGATTCCGCGCAGGTCGGCGGCCTCGGCGGCACCTATGCCGGTTCGCCGGTGGCGGTGGCCGCGGCCCATGCGGTGCTGGACATCATCGAGAAGGAGCAGCTCTGCACGCGGGCCTCCACCATCGGCGACATGATGCTGTCGCGCCTGAAGGACATGGCCAAGCGCAACACGTTCAACTGCATCGGCGATGTCCGTGGCCTCGGCGCGATGGTTGCCTTCGAGATCGTCAAGGACCGCGAGACCCGTGAGCCGGATGCGGCGACCACTTCGGCGCTGGTGGCCAAGGCCGAGGAGAACGGCCTGATCCTCTTGACCTGCGGCCCGGACGCCAATGTCGTGCGCATTCTTGCGCCGCTGACCATCCCGGAAGCGCAGGCGAAGAAGGGCATGGACATCCTGGAAGCCTCGCTCGCCGCCGTCGTCGGCGCCTGA
- a CDS encoding cupin domain-containing protein yields MDFDVGARLRELRAAAKLSQRELASRACVPHGLIATVEQNKSSPSIASLRKILDGLGVSFVDFFSVDSAKAGQMFFAAEELIDLTSVLTGSMETSRGSMHFRQVGDARAHNLQILHERYEPGADTGEAMLAHASREGGVVISGELEVTVGQAVRTLKVGEAYLFDSQIPHRFRNVGDEPCIVVSACTPPYL; encoded by the coding sequence ATGGATTTCGACGTCGGAGCGCGATTGAGGGAACTGCGGGCTGCGGCCAAGCTGTCGCAGCGCGAGCTGGCCTCGCGCGCCTGTGTGCCCCATGGGCTGATCGCCACTGTCGAGCAGAACAAGTCGAGCCCGTCGATCGCATCGCTGCGCAAGATCCTCGACGGGCTGGGCGTCAGCTTCGTCGACTTCTTCTCTGTCGATTCCGCCAAGGCGGGCCAGATGTTCTTCGCTGCCGAGGAACTGATCGACCTGACATCCGTTCTCACCGGATCAATGGAAACCAGCCGGGGCAGCATGCATTTCCGCCAGGTGGGGGACGCGCGCGCCCACAACCTCCAGATCCTGCACGAGCGCTACGAACCGGGCGCCGATACCGGCGAAGCCATGCTGGCGCACGCGTCCCGCGAGGGTGGTGTCGTCATATCAGGCGAACTGGAAGTGACAGTCGGGCAGGCCGTGCGGACGCTAAAGGTGGGCGAGGCCTATCTGTTCGACAGCCAGATCCCCCATCGGTTTCGCAATGTCGGTGATGAGCCATGCATCGTGGTGAGTGCCTGCACGCCACCCTATCTGTGA
- a CDS encoding aldehyde dehydrogenase family protein translates to MSKHNLEFYIDGQWVAPARLTKLDVIDPSTEEAFTEIALGSVEDTDKAVAAAKKAFASFSRTSRQERIELLESVIETYKKRSGDMAEAISREMGAPMTLARTAHVGAGLGHLAQALAVLRTYEFDEIINKTMVTREPVGVCALITPWNWPMNQVGCKVGPALAVGCTMVLKPSEVAPVSGLVFSEIMHEAGVPAGVYNMVNGDGATVGSRLSSHPDIDMVSFTGSTRAGILVAKSAAETVKRVAQELGGKSPNIILDDADFSRAITHGVKLCFNNSGQSCNAPTRMLVPRTRQDEVIDIARRVADETVVGDPRVETSMIGPVVSEIQFNKIQGLIETAIQEKAKLVAGGPGRPPGLNKGYYVRPTVFADVHNGMTIAREEVFGPVLSILPYENEDQAVEIANDTVYGLSSYVTSGNLDHARAFARRIRAGMVHINGAGGDLAAPFGGYKQSGNGREWGRYGFEDFLEVKSMFGYQG, encoded by the coding sequence ATGAGCAAGCACAATCTCGAATTCTACATCGACGGCCAATGGGTCGCCCCGGCGCGGCTGACCAAGCTCGACGTGATCGATCCCTCCACGGAAGAGGCCTTTACCGAGATCGCGCTCGGCTCAGTCGAGGACACCGACAAGGCGGTGGCGGCGGCGAAGAAGGCCTTTGCCTCGTTCTCACGCACCAGCCGCCAGGAGCGCATCGAACTGCTCGAGAGCGTCATCGAGACCTACAAGAAGCGCTCCGGCGACATGGCGGAAGCCATTTCGCGCGAAATGGGCGCGCCGATGACGCTTGCCCGCACCGCCCATGTCGGCGCAGGCCTTGGCCATCTCGCCCAGGCGCTCGCTGTGCTGCGCACCTATGAATTCGACGAGATCATCAACAAGACCATGGTGACCCGCGAGCCGGTCGGCGTCTGCGCGCTGATCACGCCGTGGAACTGGCCGATGAACCAGGTCGGATGCAAGGTCGGCCCGGCGCTCGCGGTTGGCTGCACCATGGTGCTGAAGCCCTCCGAGGTCGCTCCGGTCTCGGGCCTCGTCTTCTCCGAGATCATGCACGAGGCGGGCGTGCCTGCCGGCGTCTACAACATGGTCAATGGCGATGGCGCGACCGTCGGCAGCCGCCTGTCGAGCCATCCCGATATCGACATGGTGTCGTTCACTGGCTCGACCCGTGCTGGCATTCTCGTCGCCAAGTCGGCGGCCGAGACGGTCAAGCGCGTCGCCCAGGAACTGGGTGGCAAGTCGCCCAATATCATCCTGGACGATGCCGATTTCAGCCGGGCCATCACCCATGGCGTGAAGCTCTGCTTCAACAATTCCGGCCAGTCCTGCAACGCGCCGACCCGCATGCTGGTGCCGCGCACCCGCCAGGACGAGGTGATCGACATTGCGCGCCGCGTTGCCGACGAGACGGTGGTTGGCGATCCCCGCGTCGAGACCTCGATGATCGGCCCGGTGGTCAGCGAGATCCAATTCAACAAGATCCAGGGCCTGATCGAGACCGCCATCCAGGAGAAGGCGAAGCTCGTCGCTGGCGGCCCGGGCCGTCCGCCGGGCCTGAACAAGGGCTATTACGTCCGCCCGACCGTCTTCGCCGATGTCCACAACGGCATGACCATCGCCCGCGAGGAAGTGTTCGGTCCGGTGCTCTCGATCCTGCCCTACGAGAACGAGGACCAGGCCGTCGAGATCGCCAATGACACGGTCTACGGCCTGTCGAGCTATGTCACCTCCGGCAATCTCGACCATGCCCGCGCCTTCGCCCGGCGGATCCGGGCCGGCATGGTCCACATCAATGGCGCCGGCGGCGATCTGGCAGCCCCGTTCGGCGGCTACAAGCAGTCCGGCAACGGCCGCGAATGGGGCCGCTACGGCTTCGAGGATTTCCTCGAGGTGAAGTCGATGTTTGGCTATCAGGGCTGA
- a CDS encoding IclR family transcriptional regulator gives MTNPRNDRANSVDDRLFLQSVARALDVLEAFSSSPKAKSLGEIATAAGINKSAAQRISQTLLSRGYLERAEAGGLVLGRRMLDRSFDFLRSHPLIERATPVLMDLRKLSSERVDLSLFDDLTIVYAIRLQSKRETFYATLAGRRLPTFFASGGRACLAHLPDAEVDDLLARSVLKPMTQKTETDPARIWEKIHEARREGYAFALEEALIGELVLAAAITSGPGNPVGAVHIAGSLSEWAPEDFRKRFAPLAIEAARALST, from the coding sequence GTGACCAATCCGAGAAACGACCGTGCCAACTCCGTCGACGACCGGCTGTTCCTGCAGTCGGTCGCCCGAGCGTTGGATGTGCTCGAGGCGTTTTCCTCAAGCCCGAAGGCCAAGTCGCTCGGCGAGATCGCCACCGCGGCGGGAATCAACAAGAGCGCGGCCCAGCGGATCAGCCAAACCTTGCTGAGCCGCGGCTATCTGGAGCGTGCCGAAGCGGGCGGCCTGGTGCTCGGCCGGCGCATGCTCGACCGCTCCTTCGACTTCCTGCGCTCGCACCCGCTGATCGAACGGGCAACGCCGGTGCTGATGGATCTGCGCAAATTGTCGTCGGAGCGCGTCGATCTCAGCCTCTTCGACGATCTGACCATCGTCTATGCTATCCGCCTGCAGAGCAAGCGCGAGACCTTCTATGCAACGCTTGCCGGGCGCCGCCTGCCCACCTTCTTTGCATCCGGCGGGCGGGCCTGCCTCGCCCATCTTCCCGATGCCGAGGTGGACGACCTCCTCGCCCGTTCTGTTCTCAAGCCGATGACGCAGAAGACTGAGACCGATCCGGCCAGGATCTGGGAGAAGATCCACGAAGCCCGCCGCGAGGGCTATGCCTTCGCGCTCGAAGAGGCGCTGATCGGCGAACTCGTTCTGGCCGCCGCCATCACCAGCGGCCCGGGCAATCCGGTCGGGGCCGTCCATATCGCCGGCTCGCTCAGCGAATGGGCGCCGGAGGATTTCCGCAAGCGCTTCGCGCCGCTCGCCATCGAGGCCGCTCGCGCACTGTCCACCTGA
- a CDS encoding RrF2 family transcriptional regulator: protein MWLNQRTLDAIRLMAELSARWPNAVKAADLSEATGITFLNVQKTAHALARAGLLEAERGRYGGLRLVRPAHDLKVAEIVRAFEPKDCPVNFLSADQSSDPVAKLMFRAHRGFFQPLEETTLAEIEPNGIGGSAPQAAPRSRMRA from the coding sequence ATGTGGTTGAACCAACGCACGCTCGATGCCATCCGGCTGATGGCCGAATTGTCCGCCCGCTGGCCGAATGCGGTGAAGGCCGCCGACCTGTCGGAGGCAACCGGCATCACCTTCCTCAACGTGCAGAAGACGGCCCATGCCTTGGCCCGCGCTGGCCTCCTGGAAGCCGAACGCGGGCGTTATGGCGGGTTGCGGCTGGTTCGCCCGGCCCATGACCTGAAGGTCGCCGAAATCGTCCGCGCCTTCGAGCCGAAGGACTGCCCGGTCAATTTCCTCTCGGCCGACCAGTCCAGCGATCCCGTCGCCAAGCTGATGTTCCGCGCCCATCGCGGCTTCTTCCAGCCGCTGGAGGAGACGACGCTCGCCGAGATCGAGCCGAACGGGATCGGCGGCAGCGCCCCTCAGGCGGCGCCGCGCTCGCGGATGCGCGCATAG
- a CDS encoding heme ABC transporter ATP-binding protein, protein MSPVLEARNVGVSFGRHKTVDQVSLTVDPGELLVVVGPNGAGKTTLTRLLTGELVPSEGEVLLDGGPLGAVPGWQLAAKRAVMAQANRLAFPFGVAEVVRIGIDSVGRALPRADRDRLIAEALAAADVTHLAARSYQHLSGGEQQRVQFARTYAQLTAGRRFGDRQVLFLDEPVASLDLAHQIALMESAAALASSGVAVIAVLHDLNLAATFADRILVMHGGKAAAIGRPSEVITRSLVAEIFGVDLAREALVPGELPVVLPQNYARIRERGAA, encoded by the coding sequence ATGAGCCCCGTTCTCGAAGCCCGCAATGTCGGCGTCTCCTTCGGCCGTCACAAGACAGTCGACCAGGTGTCACTCACCGTTGATCCAGGCGAATTGCTGGTGGTCGTCGGGCCGAATGGCGCAGGCAAGACCACGCTCACCCGGCTGCTGACCGGCGAACTCGTGCCAAGCGAGGGCGAGGTGCTGCTGGACGGAGGGCCGCTCGGCGCCGTGCCCGGCTGGCAGCTTGCCGCGAAGCGGGCCGTGATGGCGCAGGCGAACCGCCTCGCCTTCCCCTTCGGGGTCGCCGAAGTGGTGCGCATCGGCATCGACAGTGTCGGGCGAGCGCTTCCCCGCGCCGACCGCGACAGGCTGATCGCGGAGGCCCTGGCGGCCGCCGATGTCACCCATCTCGCCGCGCGCAGCTATCAGCATCTGTCGGGTGGCGAGCAGCAGCGGGTGCAGTTCGCCCGCACCTATGCCCAGCTCACCGCGGGGCGGCGCTTCGGCGACCGGCAGGTGCTGTTTCTCGATGAGCCGGTGGCGAGCCTCGATCTCGCCCACCAGATAGCGCTGATGGAAAGTGCTGCGGCCTTGGCCTCATCCGGCGTCGCGGTGATCGCGGTTCTGCATGATCTCAACCTCGCCGCGACCTTCGCCGACCGCATCCTGGTCATGCATGGGGGCAAGGCCGCCGCGATCGGGCGGCCATCGGAGGTGATCACGCGGTCGCTGGTGGCGGAGATTTTCGGCGTGGATCTGGCCCGCGAAGCGCTGGTCCCCGGCGAGTTGCCGGTGGTGCTGCCTCAGAACTATGCGCGCATCCGCGAGCGCGGCGCCGCCTGA
- a CDS encoding FecCD family ABC transporter permease → MSSVAPLAEPAVSAVAVLFAERRRRVGLAVVVLALMLAALAVMALGTGAVRIPPSRVLAVLSGWVTGDPATAGSREALVILGIRLPRLVLGCLIGAALAVSGTLMQGLFRNPLADPGLVGVSAGAALAAAATIVLGERLFAAFGAVMPFAMLPLGAFLGGLASTLVLYAIATRQGRTSVAILLLAGVALGAFTGALTGLLAFISDDRQLRDLTFWSLGSLGGASWTKIAIVAPLVLPVLLAVPLLARGLNALLLGEAEAFHLGVPVQRVKTAAIIMVATAVGASVAAAGVIGFVGILVPHLLRLLFGPDHRILLPLASLLGATLLTGADLLARTVAAPAELPIGILTAAIGAPFFLWLLLRRDRTIDA, encoded by the coding sequence ATGAGTTCGGTTGCCCCCTTGGCGGAACCAGCCGTCTCGGCTGTCGCGGTGCTGTTTGCCGAGCGGCGCCGGCGTGTCGGACTGGCGGTGGTGGTCCTGGCGCTCATGCTCGCGGCGCTGGCCGTCATGGCGCTGGGCACGGGAGCGGTGCGCATTCCGCCATCGCGGGTGCTGGCCGTGCTGAGCGGCTGGGTGACCGGCGATCCCGCGACGGCGGGCAGCCGCGAGGCGCTGGTGATTCTCGGGATACGCCTGCCCCGGCTGGTGCTGGGCTGCCTGATCGGGGCGGCGCTCGCTGTCTCCGGCACCCTGATGCAGGGCCTGTTCCGCAATCCTTTGGCCGATCCGGGCCTTGTCGGCGTCTCCGCCGGTGCGGCGCTGGCGGCTGCGGCGACCATCGTTCTCGGCGAACGGCTGTTTGCCGCCTTTGGCGCGGTGATGCCCTTCGCCATGCTGCCGCTGGGCGCCTTTCTCGGCGGCCTTGCCTCGACGCTGGTGCTCTATGCGATCGCGACGCGGCAGGGCCGCACGTCGGTTGCGATCCTGCTGCTGGCGGGCGTGGCGCTCGGCGCCTTTACTGGTGCGCTGACCGGCCTGCTCGCCTTCATCAGCGACGACCGGCAATTGCGCGATCTCACCTTCTGGTCGCTCGGTTCCCTCGGCGGCGCAAGCTGGACCAAGATCGCCATCGTCGCGCCGCTGGTCCTGCCGGTGCTGCTGGCGGTGCCGCTCTTGGCGCGCGGGCTGAACGCGCTGTTGCTCGGCGAGGCCGAAGCCTTCCATCTCGGTGTGCCGGTGCAGCGGGTCAAGACGGCCGCGATCATCATGGTGGCGACGGCGGTTGGCGCGAGCGTGGCGGCGGCCGGGGTCATCGGTTTCGTCGGCATCCTGGTGCCGCATCTGCTCCGGCTCCTGTTCGGGCCGGACCATCGCATCCTGCTGCCGCTCGCAAGCCTGCTCGGCGCGACGCTGCTGACCGGCGCCGACCTCTTGGCGCGCACGGTTGCCGCCCCCGCCGAGCTACCGATCGGCATTCTCACTGCCGCGATCGGCGCACCGTTCTTCCTCTGGCTGCTGCTGCGCCGCGACCGGACCATCGACGCATGA
- a CDS encoding heme/hemin ABC transporter substrate-binding protein: MTAVPVLTRRHLLAAAATLAAPLPALAADEQRIVAAGGVITEILYALGLGDRLVGVDSTSLFPADALKDKPNVGYVRQLSAEGILSLRPSLVIAVEGAGPPDALKLVAEAGVKVERLAEDLSEQGIVQRIRAVGRLAGAGDRAEALGNAVEAHFAALKLERDRIASRKRILFVLSLQNGRATVGGRNSSADAIIRLAGGINAADNVEGYKPMTDEGIIAAAPDVVLVMARGGDHALSAADVFRLPAFSATPAAAAAKLVAMDPLYLLGFGPRTPEAARDLMVAVR; the protein is encoded by the coding sequence ATGACCGCTGTCCCAGTCCTCACCCGCCGGCACCTTCTCGCCGCTGCCGCAACGCTTGCCGCGCCCCTCCCGGCCCTGGCCGCCGACGAACAGCGCATCGTCGCGGCCGGTGGCGTCATCACCGAGATCCTCTATGCGCTCGGCCTCGGCGACCGGCTGGTCGGCGTCGATTCGACCAGCCTCTTCCCGGCCGACGCCCTGAAGGACAAGCCGAATGTCGGCTATGTCCGCCAGCTGTCTGCCGAAGGCATCCTGTCGCTCCGGCCGAGCCTGGTGATTGCCGTCGAGGGCGCTGGCCCGCCGGATGCGCTGAAGCTCGTGGCGGAAGCCGGCGTGAAGGTCGAGCGGCTCGCCGAAGACCTCAGCGAGCAGGGCATCGTCCAGCGTATCCGCGCCGTCGGCAGGCTTGCCGGTGCCGGCGATCGTGCAGAGGCGCTCGGCAATGCCGTGGAGGCCCATTTCGCCGCGCTCAAGCTGGAGCGCGACCGGATCGCCTCACGCAAGCGCATCCTGTTCGTGCTGTCGCTCCAGAACGGCCGCGCCACTGTGGGTGGCCGCAATTCGAGCGCCGACGCGATCATCCGGCTCGCCGGTGGCATCAATGCCGCCGACAATGTCGAAGGCTACAAGCCGATGACCGACGAGGGAATCATCGCGGCAGCGCCCGACGTGGTGCTGGTCATGGCGCGCGGCGGCGATCATGCGCTGTCGGCGGCCGATGTGTTCCGCCTGCCCGCGTTCTCGGCAACACCAGCAGCGGCCGCGGCCAAGCTGGTGGCGATGGACCCGCTCTATCTGCTGGGCTTCGGCCCGCGCACGCCGGAGGCGGCCCGCGACCTGATGGTCGCCGTCCGATGA
- the hemP gene encoding hemin uptake protein HemP gives MQLSPDIPTVELTSLLGGGREAVILHNGERYRLRVTANDKLILTK, from the coding sequence ATGCAGCTCTCCCCAGACATACCGACGGTTGAACTGACCAGCCTGCTGGGCGGCGGCCGCGAGGCCGTGATCCTTCACAATGGCGAGCGCTACCGCCTGCGCGTGACCGCCAACGACAAGCTGATCCTGACAAAATGA
- a CDS encoding TonB-dependent hemoglobin/transferrin/lactoferrin family receptor gives MASVSLLVLAATMAGAHAQTPPPVATPTATGVASAVDEITVSAERTPSTIYNSTGTVTVITDREIDRQQIQGPRDIPRTEPGISVSNSPTRAGAGNFYIRGIGDNRVRLEVDGVRVPDYPGSNAGAGLYTRDFLDYDSLKRVEIIRGPASALYGSDAIGGVVSFVTKDPGDYLREVGRDWYAGTKLSYSGIDNSFSETFTGAARKGAFEFLFQYTRRDGHEVGINARGRSPNPQNYQQNNILSKLVYETPDSGRWRLTTELLWRATNTNMRTDLSSAVGSSTANDTNHRFRVSLDWTQQLAWRIADEVKTMVYFTNLDRQEHQDQLRTSTNRIRRSDFDFRQTIFGGDVQFSARRQFAGLEHHFVYGASADFTQTSRPRYRAEYNATTGAFITSTVAGDTFPNKNFPDTATTQAAAYLQDTISWGAFRFIPAIRFDYYHLSPRPDAAFYSSNSAGYTIGDKTSFAVSPKFGLTYDLTENFRVFGQYSRGFRAPPYDNANFAYTNTAQFYEILPNFNLRPETSDGFEAGLRGRFSNGSSFQLAGFYNLYHDFINTVTVGTSVGGLTQFQYQNLSSVKIWGFEARGEWRVTPEWSVLGAMAYARGTDQTTGAALDTVDPLTGTASIRYTDPNGWMVEGRARGALSKTLVSSSTVFKPGAYATFDILGSYEINKNITVRAQVLNIFNASYFNAVDVMGLAANNANLELFRAPGRSASVSLSAKF, from the coding sequence ATGGCGTCGGTTTCTCTCCTGGTTCTGGCGGCAACGATGGCTGGCGCGCATGCGCAGACGCCGCCGCCTGTCGCCACTCCGACAGCGACCGGGGTTGCCTCCGCGGTTGACGAGATCACGGTGTCGGCGGAGCGCACGCCGTCGACCATCTACAATTCGACCGGCACGGTGACCGTCATCACCGACCGCGAGATCGATCGCCAGCAGATCCAGGGCCCGCGCGATATCCCGCGCACAGAGCCGGGCATCTCGGTGTCGAATTCGCCTACTCGAGCCGGCGCCGGCAATTTCTACATTCGCGGCATCGGCGACAACCGCGTGCGCCTCGAGGTCGATGGTGTCCGCGTGCCGGACTATCCGGGCTCCAATGCGGGCGCCGGCCTCTACACCCGCGATTTCCTCGACTACGACAGCCTGAAGCGGGTGGAGATCATCCGCGGTCCGGCCTCCGCGCTCTATGGCTCGGACGCCATTGGCGGCGTCGTCTCCTTCGTGACCAAGGATCCGGGCGACTACCTCCGCGAGGTCGGCCGCGACTGGTATGCCGGCACCAAGCTCTCCTATAGCGGCATCGACAACTCGTTCTCGGAAACCTTCACGGGCGCGGCCCGGAAGGGCGCCTTCGAGTTCCTGTTCCAGTACACCCGCCGCGATGGCCACGAGGTCGGCATCAACGCGCGCGGTCGGTCGCCAAACCCGCAGAATTACCAGCAGAACAACATTCTCTCGAAGCTGGTCTACGAGACGCCGGATTCGGGTCGCTGGCGCCTGACCACGGAGCTTCTGTGGCGCGCAACCAACACCAACATGCGCACCGACCTGTCCTCGGCGGTCGGCTCGTCGACGGCCAATGACACCAATCACCGCTTCCGGGTCAGCCTCGACTGGACGCAGCAGCTCGCCTGGCGCATCGCCGACGAGGTGAAGACCATGGTCTACTTCACCAATCTCGACCGGCAGGAACACCAGGACCAGCTGCGCACGTCGACCAACCGCATCCGCAGGTCGGATTTCGACTTCCGCCAGACCATCTTCGGCGGCGATGTGCAGTTCTCGGCCAGGCGCCAGTTCGCCGGCCTTGAGCACCATTTCGTCTATGGCGCCAGCGCCGACTTCACCCAGACGTCGCGCCCGCGCTACCGCGCCGAATATAACGCGACGACGGGCGCCTTCATCACCAGCACGGTTGCCGGTGACACGTTCCCGAACAAGAACTTCCCGGACACGGCGACCACCCAGGCGGCGGCCTATCTCCAGGATACGATCTCGTGGGGCGCCTTCCGGTTCATCCCGGCGATCCGCTTCGACTATTATCACCTGTCGCCGCGGCCGGACGCCGCCTTCTACAGCAGCAACAGCGCCGGCTACACGATTGGCGACAAGACGTCGTTTGCCGTCTCGCCGAAATTCGGTCTCACCTATGATCTGACCGAGAATTTCCGCGTGTTCGGTCAATATTCGCGCGGCTTCCGCGCGCCGCCCTACGACAACGCGAATTTTGCCTATACCAACACGGCCCAGTTCTACGAGATCCTGCCGAACTTCAACCTGCGTCCTGAAACCAGCGATGGCTTCGAGGCGGGTCTGCGTGGCCGGTTCAGCAACGGGTCGAGCTTCCAGCTCGCCGGCTTCTACAATCTCTATCACGACTTCATCAACACGGTGACGGTCGGCACCTCGGTGGGAGGTCTCACCCAGTTCCAGTATCAGAACCTGTCTTCGGTGAAGATCTGGGGCTTCGAGGCCAGGGGCGAATGGCGTGTCACGCCGGAATGGTCGGTGCTGGGCGCCATGGCCTATGCGCGCGGGACCGACCAGACTACGGGTGCTGCCCTCGATACGGTCGATCCGCTGACCGGCACGGCCAGCATCCGCTACACCGACCCGAACGGATGGATGGTCGAGGGCCGTGCCCGTGGCGCGTTGTCGAAGACTCTCGTCAGCTCGTCCACCGTGTTCAAGCCGGGTGCCTACGCGACCTTCGACATCCTCGGCAGCTATGAGATCAACAAGAACATCACGGTCAGGGCGCAGGTCCTGAACATCTTCAACGCCAGCTATTTCAACGCTGTCGACGTGATGGGTCTCGCCGCCAACAACGCCAATCTCGAACTGTTCCGCGCACCTGGCCGCTCGGCCTCGGTGAGCCTGTCCGCGAAGTTCTGA